In a genomic window of Vicinamibacteria bacterium:
- a CDS encoding type II toxin-antitoxin system RelE/ParE family toxin, whose protein sequence is MQILYLHEFIEELERLDNDVQKQVRNKLKELFRTPFGQLAPLPLKGAQFKGLYKLRVGDWRLIYKVQQDELIFITLGHRSEVYRK, encoded by the coding sequence GTGCAGATCCTGTACCTCCACGAGTTCATCGAGGAGCTCGAACGTCTCGATAACGACGTCCAGAAGCAGGTCAGGAATAAGTTGAAAGAGCTCTTCCGGACGCCTTTCGGCCAACTCGCTCCGCTGCCGCTGAAGGGAGCCCAGTTCAAGGGCCTGTACAAGCTGCGAGTGGGCGATTGGCGCCTGATCTACAAGGTTCAGCAAGACGAGCTCATCTTCATCACTTTGGGCCACCGTTCCGAGGTCTATCGAAAGTAG